Proteins encoded together in one Xenopus laevis strain J_2021 chromosome 6L, Xenopus_laevis_v10.1, whole genome shotgun sequence window:
- the sdr16c5.L gene encoding short chain dehydrogenase/reductase family 16C member 5 L homeolog isoform X1, with product MNIFLETLKVLLLTIYLSLESLFLWFLPSRRKDVAGEIVLITGAGSGIGRLMALEFARLGATLVLWDINEEGNKETCRLAKKNGTVRVHAYLCDCSKRQEVYKVADQVKKEVGDVSILINNAGIVTGKKFIDSPDALVEKTMQVNSMAHFWTYKAFLPAMMASNHGHLVSIASSAGLIGVNGLADYCASKFAAVGFAESVGLEMLALGKTGVKTTIVCPYFINTGMFDGCSTKWPRLLPILEAEYASKKIVDAILKEQVYLVMPRSLYIMFGLKNIMSTKLGVVLGDYFGAFNFMDHFKGRGKKE from the exons ATGAACATTTTCTTAGAGACGCTCAAAGTTTTGCTCCTTACAATCTATCTTAGTCTGGAGTCCCTTTTTTTGTGGTTCCTTCCCTCTCGGAGGAAAGATGTTGCTGGTGAAATAGTGCTAATTACTGGAGCAGGAAGTGGTATAGGGAGACTGATGGCACTGGAATTTGCCCGCCTTGGAGCTACGTTAGTCCTTTGGGACATAAATGAAGAAGGAAACAAAGAGACCTGTAGACTGGCAAAGAAAAATGGAACAGTCAGAGTACATGCCTATCTGTGTGACTGTAGCAAAAGGCAAGAAGTCTACAAAGTGGCAGACCAG gttaaaaaagaaGTTGGGGATGTGTCCATTCTAATTAATAATGCTGGAATAGTGACTGGAAAGAAATTTATAGACTCGCCTGATGCTCTTGTGGAGAAGACAATGCAGGTGAACAGCATGGCACACTTCTGG ACTTATAAAGCTTTTCTTCCTGCAATGATGGCTTCCAATCATGGTCACTTGGTAAGCATTGCAAGCTCTGCTGGATTAATTGGAGTCAATGGACTAGCAG ATTACTGTGCTAGTAAGTTTGCAGCGGTTGGCTTTGCCGAGTCTGTTGGACTTGAAATGTTGGCCCTGGGGAAGACTGGCGTAAAGACTACTATTGTCTGcccatattttataaacactggaATGTTTGATGGATGCTCAACCAA GTGGCCACGCCTCTTGCCCATCTTAGAAGCTGAATATGCCAGCAAAAAGATTGTGGATGCCATCCTGAAGGAACAAGTATATCTGGTGATGCCACGTAGTCTCTATATCATGTTCGGGCTAAAGAA CATCATGTCGACAAAGCTGGGAGTTGTCCTTGGCGATTATTTTGGAGCTTTTAATTTTATGGACCATTTCAAAGGCCGGGGAAAAAAGGAATGA
- the sdr16c5.L gene encoding short chain dehydrogenase/reductase family 16C member 5 L homeolog (The RefSeq protein has 1 substitution compared to this genomic sequence): MNIFLETLKVLLLTIYLSLESLFLWFLPSRRKDVTGEIVLITGAGSGIGRLMALEFARLGATLVLWDINEEGNKETCRLAKKNGTVRVHAYLCDCSKRQEVYKVADQVKKEVGDVSILINNAGIVTGKKFIDSPDALVEKTMQVNSMAHFWTYKAFLPAMMASNHGHLVSIASSAGLIGVNGLADYCASKFAAVGFAESVGLEMLALGKTGVKTTIVCPYFINTGMFDGCSTKWPRLLPILEAEYASKKIVDAILKEQVYLVMPRSLYIMFGLKNIMSTKLGVVLGDYFGAFNFMDHFKGRGKKE, from the exons ATGAACATTTTCTTAGAGACGCTCAAAGTTTTGCTCCTTACAATCTATCTTAGTCTGGAGTCCCTTTTTTTGTGGTTCCTTCCCTCTCGGAGGAAAGATGTTGCTGGTGAAATAGTGCTAATTACTGGAGCAGGAAGTGGTATAGGGAGACTGATGGCACTGGAATTTGCCCGCCTTGGAGCTACGTTAGTCCTTTGGGACATAAATGAAGAAGGAAACAAAGAGACCTGTAGACTGGCAAAGAAAAATGGAACAGTCAGAGTACATGCCTATCTGTGTGACTGTAGCAAAAGGCAAGAAGTCTACAAAGTGGCAGACCAG gttaaaaaagaaGTTGGGGATGTGTCCATTCTAATTAATAATGCTGGAATAGTGACTGGAAAGAAATTTATAGACTCGCCTGATGCTCTTGTGGAGAAGACAATGCAGGTGAACAGCATGGCACACTTCTGG ACTTATAAAGCTTTTCTTCCTGCAATGATGGCTTCCAATCATGGTCACTTGGTAAGCATTGCAAGCTCTGCTGGATTAATTGGAGTCAATGGACTAGCAG ATTACTGTGCTAGTAAGTTTGCAGCGGTTGGCTTTGCCGAGTCTGTTGGACTTGAAATGTTGGCCCTGGGGAAGACTGGCGTAAAGACTACTATTGTCTGcccatattttataaacactggaATGTTTGATGGATGCTCAACCAA GTGGCCACGCCTCTTGCCCATCTTAGAAGCTGAATATGCCAGCAAAAAGATTGTGGATGCCATCCTGAAGGAACAAGTATATCTGGTGATGCCACGTAGTCTCTATATCATGTTCGGGCTAAAGAA CATCATGTCGACAAAGCTGGGAGTTGTCCTTGGCGATTATTTTGGAGCTTTTAATTTTATGGACCATTTCAAAGGCCGGGGAAAAAAGGAATGA